The segment CTGGTGGAGCTGGGGGGCAGGTGGTTCGTCCTCAACCTGGCTCCCCATCACGAGACCGCGGCGCGCCTCCTGGGGGCCGGGCGATATTACCTGCTGGAGTGAAGGGGGTGCGGAATGTGGGTGCCAATGCGGGGCTTTTGGCGGTGCGGTGGGCCACCACCAGGTACCGCATAGGCCACCTCCTTCCCCCTTAGGCTAGCTGGGGGGGCTAGGGAAGCGGGGCAAGAGGGCACATTTGGCGTGGAAGCCTTCCAAAAAGCTCGGCTGCACCCCACAGGAACCCCGTTTGGGCGGGGTTTTATTGCATAGCACTTTACATATCGGCAAGGCGTGGTATACTGAAAGAGTCAGACGAGAAAGAGGCCGCCCGTAGAGGTGGCGGGTTTGTTTTTAGGGCACCAGGGCCACCTTGGTGGTCCGGCGCTCGTGGAATAGGCGGTAGCCTTCCGCCGCTTCCCCCAAGGGCAGGCGGTGGCTAAAGACGAAGCGTCCCTTTAGGCGCCCTGTCCTCTGCAAGGCCAGGACCTCGCCGATGTAGCGGGGGATGTTGGCCAGGGCGCTTCGGAAGGTGATGCCGCGGCTGAAGGCGGAAAGCCAAGGGTAGTCCACCCTCTCCGCCGTGGGCACCCCTAGGCTGGACACCACGCCCCCAGGCCCCACCAGGCGAAAGGCGAGGCGCAGGGCTTCCCCGTCCCCGCCCACCGCTTCCACCACCAGATCGGCCCCCAGGCCCTCGGTTTCCTTGCGTAACCGGGCCACGGGGTCTTCCGCCTTGGGGTTTAGGGGAAGGCTTCCCAGGGTGCTGGCCTTTTCCAGGCGGCTTTCCTCCGGGTCTATGGCGTAGACCCTCCCCGCCCCCAGGGCGTGGGCTACCATCTGGGCCATGAGGCCTACGGGTCCCGAGCCCACCACGGCCACGCTCATCCCAGGCTCCAAGAAGGGCCTCACCCCCCCGTAGGCGGTGGTGAGGATGTCCCCGGCCAGGATGGCCTCCTCCGCCGGCAGGTCCCCGATGGGGAACAGGCTGGTGCGGGCGAAGGGGACCCGCACCCGCTCGGCCTGGGCCCCCGGCAAGTTCCCCAGGGCCAGGCCGAAGCCGTAGACGCCGCCTTTGAGGCAAGCGAAGAAGCGCCCCTTGCGGCAGGCGGGGCAGTCCCCGCAGGCCACCTGGAAGCTCCCCACCACCCGCTCCCCCAGGGCGAAGGGCACCAAGGGGCCCTTTTCCACCACCCGGCCCACGAACTCGTGGCCGAGGATGGTGCCGGGCAGGACCCCGGCGATCTTGCCGTGGTAGATGTGGAGGTCCGAGCCGCAGATGGCAGAGAGCTCCACCTCCACGATGGCGTCGGTTTCCACTTCCAGTTTGGGCTCCGGGACCTCTTCCACCGCCACCTGGAAAGGCCCCTGGTACACCACCGCCTTCACGCTACCTCCCGGGCCACCTTCACCAGTTCCTGGGCCGCTTGGGCGTAGGGGGCCAAGGTGGCGAGGGAGCCCTTCTTGAGCTCCAGAAACCCCCGCATGAGGGCGGTGAGGGGCTCAAGCCTCCCCTCCAGGACCTCTTGCCAGGTGGCGAGATCCGCTTCAATCACGAAGTCCGCCTCCGCCTCGCCTTCCACCACCTTCACCCCACGGCAGACCCCGTGCCAAAGGTCCAGGACCACCGCTACCCCCTGGGGCAGGCCCGCCTGGGGGTCGGGGCGGACGCTTAGGGCCAAGGAGCCCTCCCAACCGGATGCCGCCTTGCGGTAGGCCTCGCTTTGGGACAGCTTTTCGCAGTACGCCTTGGCCCACGCCTCGCTGAAAAGCTCCATCCTTCGCCTCCTTTTGTACCCAGTATAAGCCCTTTGGCGGTACCCTGGAAAGGTGGTTTACCTCCTGGACCTCTCCGGGGTTTACTGCGAGGCGGTGGAGCCCCGCTTGATCCGGCTTCTCGCCGAGGCCAGCGGGGAAAGTGCCTTTTACGTTTCCCAGGCCTTTTACGACCTTCTTCCCCGTTTGCGGGCGGAGGGACCTAGGGTTTTGGAGGCCCTCTTCCCGGGGGCTTCCGGGCTCTATCCCAAGGCCTTCCTTCCTCGGCCCTTGACCTTTCCCACGCCCTTTTACCTGGTTTCCGACCTGCCTCCTCCGGAGGGGCTTTCCGCCTTCTTCCACCCGGATAAGCTGGAAGCCTTGGCCTTAGCGGTGGCGGCCTTGGGGGAAGAGGCCCTTTACCTGGACGACAACCCCCTTTGGGTGGAGCGGGCGCGGGAGCGGGGGTTCCGGGCGGAGCTTTTTAGGGGCGTTCCGGCCACGGGTGCTTGGGATAGCGGCGCATGAGTTCCCGCCGCACCTCAGGGTAGCGGTGTTCCCAAAACGACCGTAGGTCCTGGGTCACCTGCACCGGCCGACGGGCGGGGGAGAGGAGTTCCACCGCCACCGGGACCTTTCCCCCCAGCACCCTAGGGGTTTCCCTCAGGCCGAAGGCTTCTTGGATGAGGAGGGAAAGGAGGGGCGGGGCGTCTTCCCGGTAGCGAAGGCGCTTGCGTTTGCCGGAGGGGAGGAGGATGGCCTCGGGGGCCAGGGCCTCGAGGACCCCCCTCCCTTCCCCCAAGAGGCCGAGGAGGATCTCCTTCCAGGGCAAGCGGGCCAGGGCTTCCACCTCCCGCACCCCCTCGGTCCAGGGGAGGAGCCAGGTGAGGTCCTGGAGGAGGGTGGCCTCGCTTAGGGCCGGCACCTCCACCCCGTGGGCCCGGAGGAAGGCCAGGCGGAGGAGCACCTGCCGCGCCTCCTCGGGGAGGGGAAGGCCTTCCTTGAAGGCCTCTTGGAGCTCTGCCGGGGTGGGGGGGCCGGGGTCTACGGGAACCCGCTCCAGGAGGATGGCTCCGTACCGCCGCTCCAGGTACCCCCGTAGCCGCCCCCCTTCCCAACCGCTCCAGGCCTCCACCTTGGACCGCTCCAGGAGGTCCTCCCGGGCTAGGGGGGCATAGAGGAGAAGACGCCCTTCCCCTTGGGCAAGCTCCGCCCCCACCGCCACCAAGTAAGGGGGCCCATCCCCTTCCAGGCGCAGGAGGGGGCCGGTGCAAAGCCGATAGCGCCCAGGCCCTACCCGCTCCGCCGCCCGGTCGGGGTAGGCGGCGAGGAGGAGCCGCCCCACCGCCTCGGGGTGGGGAAGGTGGGGGAGGGCCTCGGCGCCAAGCCGCCTCCGCCACAAGGCCGAAACCCGCTCCACCCCCAAAAAGGGTCCCCGTTTCGCCCGGCGGGCCTCGAGGAGGCCCTCAAGCCGTAAGAGGAGGTCCGCTTCCCCCGCCAAGGGGTCGGGCTCCTCCAAAAGGGCGATGAGGTCTGCGGCCAGGGGGAGAAGGCCCTGGGCCTTGGCCTCCAGGGCCATGCGGGCCAGGCGGGGGTGGGTGGGGAGGCGGAGCATGGCCTGGCCCAGGGGGGTGAGGCGGCCTGCCTCCACCGCCCCCAGAAGGCCGAGGAGGGCCTGGGCCGCCTCCAGGGCTCCCTTGGGGGGCGGGGTGGGGAGGGGGAGGTCCTCCAGCCGTTCCCCGAAGGCCAGGGCCAGGAGCGCCGCCCGGGCGAGGTCGGCCTCCAGAACCTCGGGGCGCTTCGGGGGGAAGGGGCCTTCGGGGTAGAGGCGGTACACCTTCCCCGGGCCAAGCCGCCCGGCCCGGCCCGCCCGTTGCCGGGCCGAGTCCTCGGGGATGCGGGCGAGGACCAGCCGGGTGAGGCCCGTCCTGGGATCGAAGCGGGGCTTCTTGGCGAGCCCCGTGTCCACCACCGCCCGCACCCCGGGTAGGGTGAGGCTCGTTTCCGCCACGTCCGTGGCCAGGACGATCTTCCGGGGGCCGGGCTTGAGGAGGGCCGCCTGCTCCGCCAGGGGAAGCCCCCCGTGGAGGGGGAAGGCGGGGAGGTCTTGGAGGAGCCTTCGCGTCCTTTCTATCTCCGCCTTGCCCGGCAGGAAGACCAGGACGTCCCCTTCCCCTTCCAAGAAGGCCCTCCGGGCGTAGCGGGCGGCCCAGGCCTCGAGGGGGCCCTCGAGGGGCCGATCCAGGTGGTGGATCTCCAAGGGGTGGGCTTCCCCCTCCACCCGCAGGACGGCCCCCGCCAGGGCCCGCTCCAGGTCGGGGTCGGGGGTGGCGGTGAGGAGGGCCAGCTTGAGGTCGGGCCGGAGGGTTTCCTGGATGCGAAGGAGGAGGGCCAAGGCCAGGTCGCCTTCCAAATGGCGCTCGTGGGCCTCGTCCAGGAGGACGGCGGAAACCCCTTCCAAAGCCGGGTCTTCCAGGAGGCGCTGGGTGAGGAGGCCTTCCGTCATGACCAAGAGCCGGGTTTCCGGGCCCTCTCGGCTTTCTAGGCGCACCCGGTAGCCCACGCGCTTGCCCAGGGGCTCCCCTAGGTTCTCCGCCAGCCGCGCCGCCACCGCCCGGGCCGCCACCCGCCGGGGTTCAAAGAGGAGGATGCGCCCAGGGAGGGCTTCCAGGAGCTTTAGGGGAAAAAGGGTGCTCTTGCCGGCCCCAGGGTAGGCCTTGAGGAGGAGACGGCCCCGCTCCAGGAGCAGGGCCACCGCCTCGTCCAACCAGGCTTGCATTTAGATGTCCAGCTCGGCGTAGCGGGCGTGCTCCTCTATGAAGTCCCGCCTGGGGGCCACATCCTGGCCCATGAGCTTCTCAAAGAGCTCGCTGGCCTCGAGGGCGTCTTGGAGCTCCACCCGCTTGAGCACCCGCTTTTCCGGGTTCATGGTGGTCTCCCAAAGCTGCTCGGGGTTCATCTCCCCTAGGCCCTTGAAGCGTTGCACCTCGTAGCTTTTGCCCTCCAGTTCCTTGAGGCGCTCTGCGAGCTCCTCGTCGGAGTAGAGGTATTCCACCTTCTTCCCCACCTGAAGGCGGTAAAGGGGCGGCTGGGCGATGTACACGTGCCCCCGCTCGATGAGGGGGCGCATGTAGCGGTAGAAGAAGGTGAGGAGGAGGGTGCGGATGTGGCTCCCGTCCACGTCGGCGTCGGTCATGATGATGATCTTGTGGTAGCGGAGGCTCTCCAGGTCGAAGTGGGCCTCGTCCCCCGTGCCCCCGATCCCCGCTCCGATGGCCGCCACCATGGCCCGCACCTCGGCGTTTTTCAGGGCCTTGGATAGCCCCGCCTTCTCCACGTTGAGAATCTTGCCCCTAAGGGGCAGGATGGCCTGGAAGCGGCGGTCCCGGCCTTGCTTGGCGCTTCCGCCGGCGGAGTCCCCCTCCACGATGAAAAGCTCCGCCTCCTCGGGGTTTTCCGTCTGGCAGTCGGCGAGCTTGCCGGGGAGGTCGTCGGACTCCAGGGGGTTTTGCCGGCGCACCAGCTCCCGGGCCTTCCTGGCCGCCTCCCGGGCTTGGGCCGCCCGCTGGGCTTTCTCGTAAAGGGTTTTGGCGATGCGGGGGTTTTCCTCCAGGACCTCCAAGAGCTTCTCGTAGACCACCTGGTTCACGGCGCTTCCCGCCTCGGGGTTTAAGAGCTTCCCCTTGGTCTGCCCTTCGAACTGGGGTTGGGGGAGCTTCACGCTCACCACGGCGTAAAGGCCTTCCAGGAGGTCGTCTCCCGTGGGCTGGGGGCCTTTTTCCTTGTTGAGGCCCGCCTTCTTGGCGTACTGGTTTAGCGCCCGGCTATAGGCGGACTTGAAGGCGGTGAGGTGGGTGCCCCCGTCCCGGGTAGGGATCATGTTGGCGTAGGTGAGGATCTCTGCTGTATAGCCCTTGGTGTGGATGAGGCCCACCTCCACCTCCACCTCCCCTTCTTGGCCGCGGATGAGGAAGGGCTTCTCGTACAAAAGCTCCTCCCCCTCCGCCAGGGCCTTGGCGAAGGAGGCCACGCCCCCTTTGTCTTGGAACACCTCCTCTTTGTTGTGCTGGAGGTCTTTAAAGACCAGTTTGAGCCCGGCCACCAGGTAGCTCACCTCCCGGAGGCGGGCCCGGATTTTGCTCGGGTCAAAGGCCAAGGGGCCAAAGATCTCGGGGTCGGGTTTGAAGGTGACCCGGGTGCCCGTCTTGCCCTTGGGGGCCTCTCCCACCACGCGGAGGGGTTCGGTCACCTCGCCCCGGCTGAAGGCGATGCGGTGGTGCTTTCCCTCCCGGAAGACCTCCACCACCGTCCACTCGGAAAGGGCGTTCACCACGCTGGCTCCTACCCCGTGGAGGCCGCCCGAGACCTTGTAGGCCCCGCTTTCAAACTTGCCCCCGGAGTGCAGGGTGGTGTAGATCACCTCCACCGCGGGCTTCCCCTCCTCGGGCATGAGGTCCACGGGGATACCCCGGCCGTTGTCCTCCACGGTGAGGGAGCCGTCTGGGTTCAAGGTGGTGACGATCTCGGTGGCGTAGCCCGCCAGGGCCTCGTCCACGGCGTTGTCCAGGATTTCCTTGAAAAGGTGGTGGTAACCCTCCACCCCTGTGCCGCCAATGTACATGGCGGGGCGGTGGCGCACCCCTTCCAACCCCTTGAGCACCTTAATGGCGGAAGCGTCGTAGCTCACCCCTCCAGTATACCACACCATCGGGGCCGGGTTTTTCCCTTGGGCATGGGCCGAAGCCCCGCGTGCTGCCCGTGAACTTTCTGTATTCAATGCGAGAAATTCCCCGCCTTTCCGGTATGATGCGGCCATGACGTTCGGGGTCCTGGTCCATGCCCTTTTAGGTCTTGTGCTGCTGGTGGCCGTGCCCGCCTTGGCCCTGGTGGGGCTGGTGGGGTTTTTCCGTCCCCTGCCCTCCCGCTTCTATGCCGTCCTACGGGGGGTGGCCTGGGTGGCCATCCTCCAGGTGGCCTTGGGCTTCCTCCTGTTCCTGGGGGGGTTGAGGCCCAAGGAGGGGCTTCACCTCCTTTACGGGCTCCTTTTGGCGGCGGGGCTCCACTACCTGGGGGGCCTCGAGCCCGGGGGGTGGTTTTACCGGAGCCTGAAGGACCCCCCCAAGCGGCCCGAGGTCTTTGTGGCCCTGGGGCTTCTTTTCGCCGTGGGCCTTGGGGTGCGGGTCTACCTCACGGGGCGCTGAAGGAGTTCGGGCGGTACGGGAAGCCTTTCCAACATGGGCCGGGTAAGGTGGGGTACCACCTCTCGGTAGAGTTCCTGGGAGTAGGCCTGGACCTCCGGGCTGTTGAGGTAGCCCACCAGGCCCTCCGGTTCAACCCTAACCCCCTCCTTGGGCACCAGGTGAAACTCCTCCCGCCAAGGATAGGCCTTTTCGTCCCACGCCGCCACCACCCGAACCCCCTTGGTGTGGCCCACCACGAGATGGGGCGTGGCGTAGAAGTCCCTTAGCTCCCTCGCCCGCTCCTTGGGCATCCAAAGCCCCGAGTAGGGGGTTTCGTAGTCGATGAGCCCGGGTTTGAGGTTGCGCCCGGTGAGGACGGGAACAAGCCCCGGGCCAGGCTCCCTTCGCACCGCCTCGTGCTTCTTAAACTCGGGGCTTCGGGCGGCGAAGCGGATGCGGAAAAGGTGCCCAAGCGGGATTCCTTCCGCCTCCATCTCCTTGGTCTTGGGGGTTTCGAAGCGGACCATCTCCCCCTTCCACTCAGGGTAGGTTTCCCAGAGGATGGGAGCGCTTAGGTTCCTGGCGTCCCAAAGCGTTAGGCCCTGTCCCCCTTTTATAAAGCGCAAGATAACGGTGCTCACGTTCCGCTTGGGGAAGACCGGACCTACGTAGAAGACCTCGGTGGCTCCTGTTTGGGCAAGGAAGGTGCGGAGGGAGGAGAAGTCGTCCAGGACCAGCCACGTGGTGGGGACCACATAGACCAAAAGCCCCCCGGGCCTCAGGAGGCGAACCGCCTTTTCGGTGAAGGCCCCGTAGAGGTTGTACTTGCCCCTCCAGGTGGAGAAAAGCCTCTTGTAGAGGGCCTTTACCTCCTTGAGGACGTGGATGGGGTACTTGGAGCCGTCCCCCACGATCCCATAGGGCGGGTTCCCCAGGATAAGGTCAAAATCCCCTTCCCCTTCCCAGAGGAGGAAGTCCGCCAGGACACCTTCCGCCCAAGCGGGAAGGTCCAGGGCCTCAGGGTCTATCTCCACCCCAAGGAAGCGGAAGCCCGTGCCGTGAGTTTCCCGAAAAGACCTAAGAAAGGGTCCGTTGGCGCAAGCGGGCTCCAAAACTTTTCCTCCAGGAGGAGCCTCGGCGAGGCTCACCATGAAGCCCACCACTTCGGGGGGCGTTTCCACCCGGCCCAGGCTTTTTGCCGTGGCGCCTTGGGGAAAGGACGGGGGAAAGCGCATTTAGCGGATGATGCCGAGCTTCCGCCCCACCTTGGCGTAGGCCTCGAGGGCCTTGTCCAGCATCTCCTGGGTGTGGGCGGCGGTGACGATGTTCCGGATCCGGGCCTTCCCCCTGGGCACCGTGGGGAAGCCGATGCCCACGGCGAAAACCCCTTCCTCCAGGAGCATGCGGCTCGCCTCGAAGGCCAAGGGGGCCTCCCCAAAGAGGACGGGGGTGATGGGGGTCTGGCTCCCCAGGGTGTCGTAGCCCAGGCGGGCGAGCTCCGCCTTGAAGTAGCGGGTGTTTTCCCAAAGCCGCTCCACCCGCTCGGGCTCCTTCTCCACCAGCTCCAAGGCTCCCAGAAGGGCCCCCACCACCGCCGGGGGGTGGCTGGTGGAGAAAAGGAAGGGCCTGGCCTTATTGATGAGGAGGTCCTTGAGTTCCAAGGCCCCGGCGGCGTACCCCCCAACCACGGCCCAGGCCTTGGAGAGGGTGGCCACCTGGATAACGTCGGGGTCTTGGTGGAAGCCAAAGTGGTGCACCGTCCCCTTGCCCTTCTCCCCGAGGACGCCGGAGCCGTGGGCGTCGTCCACGTAGACCACCGCCCCGTACCGCTTGGCCAGGGGCACGATCCGGTCCAGGGGGGCGATGTCCCCGTCCATGGAGAAGACCCCGTCGGTGACGATAAGCTTCAGACCCTCGGTGTCGTGGGTCTTTAGGAGCTCTTCCAGGTGCTCCACGTCGGCGTGGCGGTAGACCAGGCGGGTGGCCTTGGTGAGGCGGAGCCCGTCGATGATGGAGGCGTGGTTGAGCTCATCGGAGAAGACCAGGTCCCCTTCCTGAAGGAGCGCCCCTAACACGCTCTGGTTGGCCGTGAAGCCCGACTGGAGCACCAAGGCGCTTTCCGTCCCCTTGAAGCGGGCTAGGGCCTCCTCCAGCTCCAGGTGGTAGGTGAAGGTGCCGGCGATGGTGCGCACCGCCCCGCTTCCCGCCCCCCACCGCTCCAGGTACTGCTTGGCCTTTTCCTTAAGGTAGGGGTGGTTGGCGAAGCCCAGGTAGTTGTTGGAGGCGAGGTTCACCACCTCCTTCCCCTCCACCCGGGTCACGGGTTCCTGGGGCGCCTCGAGGACCTTAGGGGTGATGTAAAGCCCCTCGCGCTTTAGCCGCTCCAGCTCGTTTCGCACCCGCTCGCGCAGGGAAAGGCTCATGCCCCTACTCTAACCCTCCAGGTTTCCCCTTTGTCCAGGCCTTGGGTCCTTCCTCACGCTTTTATGACCGGGAAGGACTACCCTGGGAAAGGGGGGTGGTAGCGGTTCCATGCGGAGCTATCTGCAGGCGGAAACCGAGGCCGAGCGCCTGGAGCGGCGAACCAAGCTCCTTGAGCTTCTGGACCGCTTAAAAGGGGAGCCTTCGGCCCTCCTTCCCTTCCACCAAGCCCTGGCCCTGAGGCCCAAGGGGGAGCACCACCTGGGCTTAAAGACCATCGAGGTGGACAAGGTGGTGGGCTCGGTGGACCGCTACGAGGACTTTGACCGCCGCTTTTTGCCCAAGACGCCCCACGCCTTGGAGCGGTGGAAGCGGCTCAGGGCCCTCCAGCTAGAAGGGCAGGAGTTTCCGCCCATTGAGGTCTACCAGGTGGGGGAGGCGTACTTTGTGAAAGACGGCAACCACCGGGTGGCCCTGGCCAAGGCCACGGGGCAGCGGTACATGGACGCCTACGTCATCGCCCTGGATGTCCCCGTGCCCGTGGAGGCCAAGGACACTGTGAAGGACCTCGTCCTCAAGGCGGAGTACGCCAACTTCTTGGAAAAGACCCGCCTGAAAGAGCTCGTTTCCGGGGCCGAGGAGATCCGCTTTTCCACCTTGGGCCGCTATGACCTCCTCCTGGACCACATCGCCACCCGGCGGTACTTTCGGGGCCTCGAGGAGGGCCGGGAGATCCCGTGGGAGGAGGCGGTGGTGGACTGGTACCAGAACCTTTACCGGCCCACGGTGGAGGCCATCCGGAAGTTGGGGCTTTTGCACGAGTTTCCTGGGCGCACCGAGGCCGACCTTTACCTCTGGGTCATGGACCACCGCTACTTCCTGGCCCAGGAGCTCGGGGTGGACCTTTCCCCCGAGGAGGCGGCCCGGAGCTACGAGGCCCGGTTCGGGCCGTGGTGGAAGCGGATGGGGGGTGGGCTTAAGGTTTGGCTAAGGGCACGGTGGGGCAAATGAACAAGCTTAGCTCTGACGTCTCTTGATGGGTGTTCATCTGCACTTGACCCTTCGGCACGAGTGCGCTAAAGTTCCGGATCGGGTACCTAGAACCTATCCTAGGTGCCTAGGAGTGAGGTGAACCCTATGAGAAGAGGCTTTGGCCTTCTAGGTGTGGCTTTATTGGCGGTGTTAACGGCCTGTGCTCCCAGCGTGACTACCAAGACCTCCTCTGGCTTGGAAGGCGAAAATCCCTATGCCAACTACACGGGGCCTCGAGCCAAAGCGGTGGTGGCCAATTTCATCTGCGCCGCTGCCGAGTGCCCTACGGGCGTTGGGGCTTCCATCTCGGAACTCTTGATGACCGCCTTGATCAACACCAACCACTTCATCCTCTACGACCGCTCGGTGCTGGCGCAAATTCAACAGGAAGCCTACCTCGGGGGTAAACCCCTCAACCTGCAGGGAGCCGAGCTTTTGGTGGTGGGTTCCATTACCGCTTTTGAGCCCGATGCGGGCGGCACCCGGGGGGGTGGCGGCGGTATTCTGGGAGGTCTCTTGGGCGCCTTCGGCGGTGGACAGAAGCGCTCGTATGTGGCGGTGGACATGCGGATTGTGGACGCCCAAAGCGGTGCCATCGTTTCCGCTTTCCGCGTGGAGGGCGAGGCCACAGATGTGGATTACGGGGGTCTCCTGGGGATTTTGGGTCCGGGCGCTGCCCTTGTGGGTGGGTTGAAGCAGTACGAGAAGACCCCCATGGGCAAGGCCTTGGCTGTAATGACCTCTAAGGCAGTAGAGGAGATCATTAAGCGTACGCCCAGGAGTTACTTCAAGTATGCACCGGACGGGAAGCCTTACCAGCAGCCTTAGGCGCCTTTTTCTCCTTCTGGTTCCCCTGGTTTTGGGGATGGCTCTGGGCCAAGGGCCCAAAACCCTTATCCTCGTGAGCCAAGGTGAGAGCTGGTGGGATGAGGAGGCGGGCCTTTACGAGGCGGCATTGCGGGAGGAACTCTTGCAGGGGGGCTTTCGGGTGCTGGACGCTGCCCAGGTGCAAAAGGTAGCGGATCGGCAACTCCTCACCCGCCTGGTGCAGGGGGATGCCTTGGCGGCCATCACCTTGGCCACCAACTTTAAGGCTGACGCCTTGGTGGTCAGCCGGGTTTTCACCTCTCGCGTCCTTGCCACCCGGACCAACGTGGCCACCTTCTACACCTACAAGGCCACGGCGGACGTGCGGCTTGTGATGGCCAGTACCGGTCAAGTGGTGGGCAGTTGGAGTCCATCCCAGACAGGGACGGGTACCTCCGAGCGGGAAGCGGCTTTTGCGGCCTTGCGTAACCTGGGCAAACAGGTGGGGCAGGAGTTGCGCAAGCAGAACTTTTCCGCTTCGGGAGCCAGACCCGTGGTCCGCTTGACGGTGACCGGCCTAAAGGGCTTCACCGATGCCTCTGTGCTCCTGAGGGAGCTTGGAGCTCAGAAGGGTGTGGTTTCGGCTGAGCGTAAAAGCTTCGCCAACGGTGTCCTCGAGGCCGAGGTGGTCTTCCAAGGGTCCGTGGACGAGCTGGCAGCGCTCCTAGAAAGCCTACGGCTCCTCCCCTTGGAGGTTACCGAGGTGAGCGGCTTCGCCATAGAGGCCCGGGTGCGCTAATAGGCTCGGGTTTTGAGGGCGGGGGGTTCCCCGCCCTTGATTTTAGCCTCGGATTATCCTTATCCTGCATACAGGATGCAGACCCAGAGCTTCCGCCGACCCAACCAGGTGCGCGAGGCGGTCTACGGCCACCTCAAGGACCTCCTCCTCTCCGGGCGTTTCGCCCCGGGGGAAAGGCTTTCCGAGCCCCTTTTAGCCCAAGAGCTCGGGGTTTCCCGCACCCCGGTGCGGGAGGCCTTGATGCGCCTAAGCGAGGAAGGGCTGGTGGAGTTGGTGCCGGGCAAGGGGGCGAGGGTCAAGGCCTTCACCCCGGAGGAGGTGGAGGAGGTCTATGGGGTGCGGGCCCTGCTGGAGGGGGAGGCGGCGCGGGAGGCGGCGCTACGGGCCACCTCCTGGGAGCTGGACGCCCTGGAGGAGCGCCTCCGGGCCATTGACGAGGCTCCCCCGGAGGACTACCCCGAGCAGATGCGCCGTGACCTGGAGTTCCACCGAGCCTTGGTGCGCCTTTCCGGGAACCGGACCCTTTACCGGCTTTACGAGGACCTGCTGGCCAGCCTGGCCCTGGCCCGAAGCGCCCTGCCCACCCTTTCCCAAGACGAGGCCACGAGGCGGGAGCACCGGGCGATCCTCATGGCCCTAAGGGAGAAGGACCCCGAAGAGGCCAAGCGGGCGGTGGAGGCCCACGTGTACCGCTTCCGCGACCTGGTGGTGGCGACGCTTCGGAAAGGAGGGGTATGAACCTAGACCTGGTCTATCGGCAGGCGGTGCTCTCCGTGGCGGGTAACCCCCGGGTGGAGGCCCTCCTCAAGGGGCGGGCGAAGAGCCTGGTGCGCCGCTATGTGGCGGGGGAGACCCTGGAGGAAGCGCTTAAGGCGGCGGAGGCCCTCGAGGCCCACGGGGTCCACGCCATCCTGGACCTCCTGGGGGAAGGGGTGCGGAGGGAAGAGGAGGCTCGGGCCTTCCAGGAGGGCATCCTGGCCCTGGTGCGGGCCTTGGCCGCGAAGCCCTGGCCCAAGTACGTCTCCGTGAAGCCCACCCAGCTCGGCCTGGACCTTTCCGAGTGCCTCGCCCTGGAGCTTTTGCGGGGCCTCCTACAGGAGGCGGAGCCCCAGGGGGTCTTCGTCCGCCTGGACATGGAGGACTCCCCCCGGGTGGAGGCCACCTTGCGCCTATACAAGGCCCTCAGGGAGGCGGGCTTTAGCCAGGTGGGCGTGGTCTTGCAAAGCTACCTCTTCCGCACGGAAAAGGACCTCGTGGACCTCCTGCCCTACCGGCCCAACCTGCGCCTCGTCAAGGGGGCCTACCGGGAGCCCAAGGAGGTGGCCTTCCAGGACAAGCGCCTCATCGACGCCGAGTACCTGCACTTGGGGAAGCTCGCCCTAAAGGAGGGGCTCTACGTGGCCTTCGCCACCCACGACCCCAGGCTCATCGGCGAGGTGAAGCGCTACACTGAGGCCTTCGGCATCCCTAAGGACCGCTTTGAGTTCCAGCTCCTCTATGGGGTACGCCCCGAGGCGCAGAAAGCCCTGGCCCGGGAAGGCTACACGGTGCGGGCCTACGTGCCTTACGGCAAGGACTGGTACCCCTACCTGAGCCGCCGCATTGCCGAGCGGCCGGAGAACCTGTTTTTGGTGCTAAGGAGCCTCTTAGGAGGCTAAAGGAGGAACCATGACGGTGGAACCTTTCCGGAACCAACCCATAGAAACCTTCCAGACCGAGGAGGCCCGGCGGGAGATGAAGGAGGCCCTAAAGCGGGTGCGGGCCGAGTTCGGCCGCCACTGGGGCCTCTATATAGATGGGGCCTGGGTGGACACCCGGGAGAAG is part of the Thermus sp. LT1-2-5 genome and harbors:
- a CDS encoding TaqI-like C-terminal specificity domain-containing protein, encoding MRFPPSFPQGATAKSLGRVETPPEVVGFMVSLAEAPPGGKVLEPACANGPFLRSFRETHGTGFRFLGVEIDPEALDLPAWAEGVLADFLLWEGEGDFDLILGNPPYGIVGDGSKYPIHVLKEVKALYKRLFSTWRGKYNLYGAFTEKAVRLLRPGGLLVYVVPTTWLVLDDFSSLRTFLAQTGATEVFYVGPVFPKRNVSTVILRFIKGGQGLTLWDARNLSAPILWETYPEWKGEMVRFETPKTKEMEAEGIPLGHLFRIRFAARSPEFKKHEAVRREPGPGLVPVLTGRNLKPGLIDYETPYSGLWMPKERARELRDFYATPHLVVGHTKGVRVVAAWDEKAYPWREEFHLVPKEGVRVEPEGLVGYLNSPEVQAYSQELYREVVPHLTRPMLERLPVPPELLQRPVR
- a CDS encoding glycine C-acetyltransferase, giving the protein MSLSLRERVRNELERLKREGLYITPKVLEAPQEPVTRVEGKEVVNLASNNYLGFANHPYLKEKAKQYLERWGAGSGAVRTIAGTFTYHLELEEALARFKGTESALVLQSGFTANQSVLGALLQEGDLVFSDELNHASIIDGLRLTKATRLVYRHADVEHLEELLKTHDTEGLKLIVTDGVFSMDGDIAPLDRIVPLAKRYGAVVYVDDAHGSGVLGEKGKGTVHHFGFHQDPDVIQVATLSKAWAVVGGYAAGALELKDLLINKARPFLFSTSHPPAVVGALLGALELVEKEPERVERLWENTRYFKAELARLGYDTLGSQTPITPVLFGEAPLAFEASRMLLEEGVFAVGIGFPTVPRGKARIRNIVTAAHTQEMLDKALEAYAKVGRKLGIIR
- a CDS encoding DUF4032 domain-containing protein — its product is MRSYLQAETEAERLERRTKLLELLDRLKGEPSALLPFHQALALRPKGEHHLGLKTIEVDKVVGSVDRYEDFDRRFLPKTPHALERWKRLRALQLEGQEFPPIEVYQVGEAYFVKDGNHRVALAKATGQRYMDAYVIALDVPVPVEAKDTVKDLVLKAEYANFLEKTRLKELVSGAEEIRFSTLGRYDLLLDHIATRRYFRGLEEGREIPWEEAVVDWYQNLYRPTVEAIRKLGLLHEFPGRTEADLYLWVMDHRYFLAQELGVDLSPEEAARSYEARFGPWWKRMGGGLKVWLRARWGK
- a CDS encoding CsgG/HfaB family protein; the protein is MANFICAAAECPTGVGASISELLMTALINTNHFILYDRSVLAQIQQEAYLGGKPLNLQGAELLVVGSITAFEPDAGGTRGGGGGILGGLLGAFGGGQKRSYVAVDMRIVDAQSGAIVSAFRVEGEATDVDYGGLLGILGPGAALVGGLKQYEKTPMGKALAVMTSKAVEEIIKRTPRSYFKYAPDGKPYQQP
- a CDS encoding GntR family transcriptional regulator is translated as MQTQSFRRPNQVREAVYGHLKDLLLSGRFAPGERLSEPLLAQELGVSRTPVREALMRLSEEGLVELVPGKGARVKAFTPEEVEEVYGVRALLEGEAAREAALRATSWELDALEERLRAIDEAPPEDYPEQMRRDLEFHRALVRLSGNRTLYRLYEDLLASLALARSALPTLSQDEATRREHRAILMALREKDPEEAKRAVEAHVYRFRDLVVATLRKGGV
- a CDS encoding proline dehydrogenase, with product MNLDLVYRQAVLSVAGNPRVEALLKGRAKSLVRRYVAGETLEEALKAAEALEAHGVHAILDLLGEGVRREEEARAFQEGILALVRALAAKPWPKYVSVKPTQLGLDLSECLALELLRGLLQEAEPQGVFVRLDMEDSPRVEATLRLYKALREAGFSQVGVVLQSYLFRTEKDLVDLLPYRPNLRLVKGAYREPKEVAFQDKRLIDAEYLHLGKLALKEGLYVAFATHDPRLIGEVKRYTEAFGIPKDRFEFQLLYGVRPEAQKALAREGYTVRAYVPYGKDWYPYLSRRIAERPENLFLVLRSLLGG